AGTGCTCGCGCCAGGATCGCGCTGTGGCTGGTCGGCCCACCTTCCTCGGTGACGAAACCGAGCACGAGCGTGGGGTCGAGCAGCGCGGTGTCCGCCGGCGCGAGGTCACGCGCGATAAGGACGTACGGCTCGTCACTGTCCGGGACACCCGGCATGGGAACCCCGAGCAGTCGGGCGACGATACGATTCCGCACGTCGTCGAGGTCGGCCACGCGCCCGGCGAGGTACTCACCGGCGCCTGCCAGCAGGTCGCGATAGGTGGCGAACGCGTCGTAGACCCCGCGTTCGGCCGTGCTGCCGACCGCGATCCGCCGCTCCACATCCGCCATCAGCTCGGGGTCCTGGGCCATCATGGCCTGCGCCTCGAGTACGTGCTGGGCTTCGCCCCCCGCCAGATTGCCGCGCGCAATCAGGTCGGCCGCCACAGCTTCCACGGCCTTGCGGGCGCGCCCCTGTTCGCGCTCCGCGTCCTCCGCCGGGATCTGCTTGGCAGGCGGTTCCAGAACCGCCGTTCCCATGTGCCGAACCTCGCCGATCGCCACACCGTGGCTCACGCCGACGCCTCGCAGCGTTGTCTCCATCTCACCCGTCTCCGATTTGTGCGGCGGGTCCCGCCGCCGCGATGGTTGCCTGCTTGCCCTTTGGTACGGGCTGACGTCAGTGCCAGGCGAAGAGCTGGTCGCCCGACTTCACGTCACCGTCCTCACGGAGGTCGACGAGGGAATCGGACGTGGCCTCAAGGGCCACGATCGGGCACACCGGGGACTTTCCGGCCTCCTCGACGGCAGCCGGGTTCCAGCGGACGACGGCCTGACCGCGCGTCACGGTGTCGCCCTTGTTGACCAGGAGCTCGAAGCCCTCGCCGTTGAGCTGCACGGTGTCGATGCCGAGGTGGGTCAGCACACCGTGGCCGTCTGCGTCGACGACAACGAAGGCGTGCGGGTGGAGCGAGACAATGACTCCGTCCACGGGGGCGACAGCCTCAGAGGGCTCACGCACGGGGTCGATCGCCGTGCCGGGGCCG
Above is a genomic segment from Streptomyces sp. R21 containing:
- a CDS encoding PTS glucose transporter subunit IIA; this translates as MTTVTSPLAGRAIGLAAVPDPVFSGAMVGPGTAIDPVREPSEAVAPVDGVIVSLHPHAFVVVDADGHGVLTHLGIDTVQLNGEGFELLVNKGDTVTRGQAVVRWNPAAVEEAGKSPVCPIVALEATSDSLVDLREDGDVKSGDQLFAWH